A window from Dendrosporobacter quercicolus encodes these proteins:
- a CDS encoding acyl-CoA dehydrogenase family protein, giving the protein MDFKLNEYQRMLQQAIRKFSADKIAPAADERYVSERLDRETYDELGALGLPGICFPAAFSGADDKYSSFILAVEELAKVDDNLSAALSASVLLCQWSINRYGTESQKQKYLKPLVEGWQLGAFGLTEGRRGSDIAELETVAVRQGDYYLINGSKSFITNGGEAETYVVFAITDKSKGSKGISAFILTKGLQGFSFSSAERLPGCGVALTRDLIFRGARVPVENLLGKEGEGLKIALAALEAGQLSVTAQIVGIGQTVFDKAMQYVKERMPFRQSVAENQKVLLLLASMEAKLNAARLITYQAAYVRDMNSGYRKEAAIAQNYALSMAVAVITGFLQIAGRYALRLDCSVRRLMRKAQITRIDAIENKLKSNRLAGVMRR; this is encoded by the coding sequence ATGGACTTTAAATTAAATGAATATCAAAGAATGCTGCAACAGGCAATTAGAAAATTTTCAGCCGATAAAATAGCGCCGGCTGCCGACGAACGCTATGTGAGCGAACGGTTGGATCGTGAAACGTATGATGAACTGGGGGCGCTGGGGCTGCCGGGAATTTGTTTTCCGGCCGCATTTAGCGGAGCGGATGATAAATACAGCAGCTTTATTCTGGCTGTAGAGGAACTGGCTAAGGTGGACGATAATTTGAGCGCTGCGCTATCGGCTTCGGTGCTGCTTTGTCAATGGTCGATTAACCGGTATGGCACTGAATCCCAAAAACAAAAATATCTGAAACCGCTGGTTGAAGGCTGGCAGTTAGGGGCTTTTGGGTTAACTGAGGGTAGACGGGGTTCTGATATTGCAGAGCTGGAAACGGTGGCGGTCCGTCAAGGCGATTACTATCTGATCAACGGCAGTAAAAGCTTTATTACGAATGGCGGTGAAGCAGAAACTTATGTGGTTTTTGCTATCACTGATAAAAGTAAAGGATCGAAAGGCATTAGCGCGTTTATTTTGACCAAAGGTCTGCAAGGGTTCTCTTTCAGTTCAGCGGAAAGGCTGCCGGGATGCGGCGTAGCATTAACCAGAGATCTGATTTTCCGGGGTGCCAGAGTTCCTGTGGAGAATTTACTGGGTAAAGAAGGTGAGGGACTGAAAATTGCCCTAGCAGCGTTGGAAGCCGGGCAGCTCAGCGTTACCGCTCAGATTGTCGGCATCGGGCAGACGGTTTTTGATAAAGCGATGCAATATGTAAAAGAAAGGATGCCGTTCCGCCAGTCTGTAGCCGAAAATCAAAAGGTTCTCCTGCTGTTGGCCAGTATGGAGGCAAAACTGAATGCGGCCAGGCTGATCACTTATCAGGCCGCCTATGTCCGGGATATGAATTCCGGTTATAGGAAGGAAGCGGCGATTGCGCAAAATTATGCTTTGTCTATGGCAGTGGCGGTCATTACTGGTTTTTTGCAGATTGCCGGCAGGTATGCGTTGCGTTTGGATTGCTCTGTCAGGCGGCTGATGCGTAAAGCGCAGATTACCAGGATTGATGCAATTGAAAACAAGCTTAAG